In one Dermatophilaceae bacterium Sec6.4 genomic region, the following are encoded:
- a CDS encoding replication-associated recombination protein A has protein sequence MADLFSDPGRTPGGNPAIQPPLAVRMRPRDLSEVRGQDDVLRQGSPLRRLIEGASGAAGAMSAILWGPPGTGKTTLAHLVADAAGRTFVEMSAINAGVKDVRAVMDQAARERDLYGRQTVLFLDEIHRFSKAQQDALLPGVENRLIVLVAATTENPSFSVIAPLLSRSVLVRLTSLSDEDVARLLADAMRDDRGLGGVFDLHDDARDHLVRMAGGDGRRALTALEAGAGVAADRSCDQIELVDVEQAMDRAAVRYDRTGDQHYDVASALIKSMRGSDVDAALHYLARMLEAGEDPRFIARRVVIAASEDVGMADPTALQTAVAAMHAVAQIGMPEARIILAQAVVHNAIAPKSNASYSAVNAAISDVRAGLGGAVPAHLRGSGYPGAADLGHGAGYRYSHDEPNGVGPQQFLPDDLVEKADYYRPSGRGWEASLTERWASLKSIIRGARQRP, from the coding sequence ATGGCTGATCTGTTTTCCGATCCCGGGCGGACGCCGGGGGGTAATCCCGCGATCCAACCCCCGCTGGCGGTGCGGATGCGCCCACGGGACCTGAGCGAGGTTCGAGGCCAGGACGACGTTCTACGGCAGGGCAGCCCGCTGCGTCGGTTGATCGAGGGTGCCAGCGGTGCGGCCGGTGCCATGTCGGCGATTCTGTGGGGTCCGCCCGGCACCGGAAAGACGACTCTGGCGCACCTGGTCGCGGACGCTGCGGGCCGGACATTTGTGGAGATGTCGGCGATCAACGCGGGCGTCAAGGACGTTCGTGCGGTGATGGACCAGGCCGCGAGGGAGCGGGATCTCTACGGGCGCCAGACCGTTCTGTTCCTGGATGAGATCCACCGATTCAGCAAGGCGCAGCAGGATGCGCTGCTGCCGGGGGTGGAGAACCGGTTGATCGTGCTGGTGGCCGCGACGACGGAGAACCCCTCATTCAGTGTGATCGCTCCCCTGCTGTCGCGGTCGGTGCTCGTACGTCTCACCTCGCTGTCCGACGAGGACGTGGCACGTCTGCTGGCCGACGCGATGCGTGACGATCGCGGTCTCGGGGGGGTGTTCGACCTGCACGACGATGCCCGCGACCATCTCGTACGGATGGCTGGTGGCGATGGTCGCCGGGCGCTGACAGCGCTCGAGGCGGGGGCGGGTGTGGCCGCCGATCGCTCCTGCGATCAGATCGAACTAGTCGACGTCGAGCAGGCAATGGACCGGGCGGCCGTGCGGTACGACCGCACAGGCGACCAGCACTATGACGTTGCGAGTGCGTTGATCAAGTCGATGCGTGGCAGCGACGTCGATGCCGCACTGCACTACCTGGCGCGCATGTTGGAAGCGGGGGAGGATCCGCGTTTCATTGCACGCCGGGTCGTCATCGCAGCGAGTGAGGACGTCGGGATGGCCGATCCGACGGCATTGCAGACTGCGGTTGCGGCAATGCACGCGGTGGCCCAGATCGGCATGCCGGAGGCACGCATCATCCTGGCGCAGGCGGTGGTCCACAACGCGATCGCACCGAAATCGAACGCGTCCTACTCAGCGGTCAATGCAGCGATCTCGGATGTGCGCGCCGGCCTCGGAGGCGCGGTCCCGGCGCACTTGCGGGGTAGCGGCTACCCGGGGGCCGCTGACCTCGGACACGGTGCGGGGTACCGGTACAGCCACGACGAGCCCAACGGTGTTGGCCCGCAGC
- a CDS encoding GNAT family N-acetyltransferase, which translates to MLIDEDPFVIGDLPPGALAAAWRHGEAVAVHRIPPMRRGLSMLLLGPPADLAPLIAALVGTDAMMGVRGVTIERHNFEPVAAELRRAGAVLHEGHDWDWMWTSTPPPAPNSHHDTRNNDTRNRIHELDDTLDAAQIRRFYAAANPDAESQPGEGVAQLWLGIRDRSGLIAVGALHATPAGYPHLTGIAVDPAARGRGLGVALSAELTRRALGQPQPVGRPMSTLGMYAENDAARAVYTRLGYRVGRAWASRPITSPGVSHAVSSG; encoded by the coding sequence TTGCTGATCGACGAGGACCCGTTCGTCATCGGTGATCTGCCCCCAGGAGCGTTGGCTGCTGCCTGGCGGCACGGCGAGGCGGTGGCGGTGCACCGGATACCCCCGATGAGACGGGGCCTGTCGATGCTGTTGTTGGGGCCGCCGGCGGACCTGGCGCCACTGATCGCCGCCCTGGTGGGCACCGATGCAATGATGGGCGTACGCGGCGTAACGATCGAACGTCACAATTTCGAGCCGGTTGCCGCTGAGCTGAGGCGTGCGGGAGCTGTTCTGCACGAGGGTCACGACTGGGACTGGATGTGGACCTCGACGCCGCCGCCCGCGCCCAACAGTCACCACGACACCCGCAACAACGACACCCGCAACCGGATTCACGAGCTGGACGACACGCTTGATGCAGCGCAGATCCGGCGCTTCTACGCCGCGGCGAACCCGGACGCCGAGTCGCAGCCCGGGGAAGGGGTGGCGCAGTTGTGGCTGGGCATCCGCGACCGGTCCGGTCTGATCGCTGTCGGCGCTCTGCACGCAACACCCGCCGGGTATCCGCACCTGACGGGGATAGCGGTCGACCCAGCCGCGCGTGGTCGCGGGCTCGGCGTTGCCCTGTCGGCCGAACTGACCCGCCGCGCCCTCGGACAACCACAACCGGTCGGGCGACCGATGAGCACGTTGGGTATGTACGCCGAGAACGATGCTGCCCGAGCGGTGTACACCCGGCTGGGTTACCGGGTCGGCCGCGCGTGGGCCTCACGGCCCATCACCTCACCCGGCGTCTCGCACGCGGTTAGCTCTGGTTAG
- a CDS encoding thioesterase family protein, which yields MSEFDDALRMDDADPTGTCSGVLSDDWKIGEAVNGGLLMALAAKAAATASGGTASGPAAGHRDPLSFSAVFLSPGTAGPVHLSPKVLRTGRSMSSAEVVVTQSGSDGAVERFRALVTLGDLDRHAAAPLVTTQPPAMPVPEACVSTDDAPSSMSSTGFLQRLDLRLDPVCAGWAVGAPSGQGEMRGWLRFADGREPDPLSLLLALDAFPPVVFDLGSTGWAPTVEFTGYVRARPAPGWLQVRTHTHHVAGGLFNEDCEIWDSTGTLVAQSRQLGSARFPTP from the coding sequence ATGAGTGAGTTCGACGATGCGCTACGGATGGATGACGCCGACCCGACCGGCACCTGCAGCGGGGTGCTGAGTGACGACTGGAAGATCGGCGAAGCCGTGAACGGCGGATTGTTGATGGCCCTGGCCGCGAAGGCCGCCGCGACCGCGTCAGGGGGTACTGCGTCAGGGCCTGCTGCGGGTCATCGTGACCCGCTCAGCTTCAGCGCGGTGTTCCTGTCGCCCGGTACCGCCGGTCCCGTGCACCTCTCACCGAAGGTACTGCGCACCGGGCGTTCGATGAGCAGTGCCGAAGTCGTGGTTACCCAATCGGGCAGTGACGGGGCCGTGGAAAGGTTCCGGGCACTGGTCACCCTCGGGGATCTGGACCGGCACGCTGCCGCCCCGTTGGTCACCACGCAGCCGCCGGCGATGCCGGTGCCCGAAGCATGCGTGAGCACCGACGACGCTCCATCCAGCATGAGCAGTACGGGCTTCCTGCAACGGCTGGACCTACGTCTGGACCCGGTTTGCGCCGGGTGGGCGGTCGGGGCACCGAGCGGGCAGGGTGAGATGCGCGGTTGGCTGCGATTCGCAGATGGGCGGGAGCCGGATCCGTTGTCCCTACTCCTGGCCCTGGACGCCTTCCCACCGGTGGTCTTCGATCTGGGGTCGACCGGCTGGGCGCCCACGGTCGAGTTCACCGGGTATGTGCGGGCGCGCCCGGCGCCGGGGTGGCTGCAGGTGCGCACCCATACCCACCACGTGGCCGGCGGCTTGTTCAACGAAGACTGCGAGATCTGGGACAGTACCGGCACACTGGTCGCTCAATCCCGCCAACTCGGCTCGGCGCGATTCCCGACGCCATGA
- a CDS encoding GNAT family N-acetyltransferase: MDFREIGATDVGALQTLLESVSDYSQRVTGSPTGPSDALSALRAVPPDRTVDDKFDIGMWDGHQLVAFADVVRGYPAEDIAYIGLLIVDGCQQGRGLGRGLHGELLRVASGWAGIRRMRLSIVATNASRADPFWWALGYRPTGEVRPYQYDSVDSAVALWERPLRTEVG, translated from the coding sequence GTGGACTTTCGCGAAATCGGGGCGACAGACGTCGGGGCACTCCAGACGCTGTTGGAGTCGGTCTCGGACTATTCACAGCGCGTCACCGGTTCGCCCACGGGCCCTTCGGACGCGCTGAGCGCGCTGCGGGCCGTGCCTCCGGACAGAACAGTGGACGACAAGTTCGACATCGGCATGTGGGACGGGCACCAACTGGTGGCATTTGCGGACGTCGTGCGTGGTTATCCGGCCGAGGACATCGCCTACATCGGTCTGCTGATCGTCGACGGCTGTCAGCAGGGACGCGGGCTCGGTCGCGGCCTGCACGGCGAGCTGCTGCGGGTCGCCTCCGGCTGGGCCGGGATACGCCGGATGCGCTTGTCGATCGTCGCTACCAATGCGTCTCGTGCGGATCCGTTCTGGTGGGCGTTGGGCTACCGGCCCACCGGCGAGGTCAGGCCCTACCAGTACGACAGTGTCGACAGCGCCGTTGCGCTCTGGGAGCGCCCACTGCGGACCGAAGTTGGGTGA